The genome window CTCCGAAGGAGGCTGGGAAGGATCCGGGGGGCCGCTCCGTCTCGGAGGCGGCACCACGGTCGATCCCTATGCGGCCCTGCGGAGAGCGACGGAGCTCGTCTTCGCATCGACGAACGTCCGGTTCCACCACTCAACGGCAATGAGGGCCCGCAACTCCCGCGTTCGATCCTGTTCGCCCGATTGATGCTGGTCGAGGAGCCGCGCCACCTCGCGGCGTTCGAACAGCCCCCGCTGCGCCGTCCGCGCGGAGAGGAGCATGTCCCGGCAGTAGGATGCCTGTCCGCTCTTGAACCACTCGCCGACGGGGACCGTAAACATCTGCTTCTTCCGGTCGGCGAGCTGGGTCCCGATGAGGGGCCGGACCGCCTTCTTGTAGATCGACTTCGTCTCGCCGCCGCGGAGCTTGAGGTTCCCCGGCATGCGGAACGCGAGCTCCATCATCCGGTAGTCGAGGAACGGGGCCCGCGTCTCCAGGCCGACCGCCATCGCCATCCGGTCCGGTTTGACGAGGTTGTTCCCCGGCAGGAGGTGCATCATGTCGACGTACAGCGCCTGGTTGATCCGGTCCATGTGCCGCGACCGGTCGAACAGCGGCTGCAGGGAGTCCCAGGCCGCTTCGCTCAGGTCCGCCGTCCCGCCCGAGACCCGCCGCCGCTCGTCGTCCGCGAAGAGGCAGAGGTTGCGGTAGTAGCGCCGCTGGAACGACTCCGGCGTCCCCTCCAGAACGGAGGGATCAGCGAAGAAGTTCTTGTACTTGTCGTAGCCGGCAAACAGCTCATCCGCGCCGTCGCCGGTGAGGACCATCTTGACGTGCTCGACCGCCAGCTCCGCGACCCGGAGGGTCGGCAGGAACGAGATGTCGCCGTGCGGCTGGTCGCAGTGCCACGTCGCACGCGGCCACAGACCGAGCATGTTGGCATCGACCTTCCGCATGACGTGCCGCGTCCCGAACCGTTCCGCCGCCGCCGCCGCAAAGGGGGACTCGTCGTACTTCGCTTCATGGAAGCCGATACAGAACGAGCGGACCGGCTCGTCCAGATGGCGGGACATCAGGCCGACCACCGTCGACGAATCGACCCCGCCGGAGAGGAAGGCCCCGAACGGAACGTCGGCCCGGAGCCGGATCCGGACCGCGTCGTCGAGGGTCGCGTTGAACTCCTCGATCCACGCCTCTTCGGACCGCTCTTCGGATTCGATCGCCGCCAGGTCCCACCAGCGGACG of Planctomyces sp. SH-PL14 contains these proteins:
- the asnB gene encoding asparagine synthase (glutamine-hydrolyzing) → MCGIYGVLDRRHRTIDGLTLNGMAEAIAHRGPDGHGRHVAGGVAIGNQRLAILDVAGGGQPFLSRDGRIAVVQNGEIFNFIELAEELAREGIVCETTCDTEVILRLYERHGINFVSRLNGMFAIAIHDAKEECLYLIRDRIGEKPLYVSDDGRRLLFASEIKSLLRAGVSTETDEVALEQFLAFNFIPPPRTMFKGVSHVPPGHWMQVTRTGARTVRWWDLAAIESEERSEEAWIEEFNATLDDAVRIRLRADVPFGAFLSGGVDSSTVVGLMSRHLDEPVRSFCIGFHEAKYDESPFAAAAAERFGTRHVMRKVDANMLGLWPRATWHCDQPHGDISFLPTLRVAELAVEHVKMVLTGDGADELFAGYDKYKNFFADPSVLEGTPESFQRRYYRNLCLFADDERRRVSGGTADLSEAAWDSLQPLFDRSRHMDRINQALYVDMMHLLPGNNLVKPDRMAMAVGLETRAPFLDYRMMELAFRMPGNLKLRGGETKSIYKKAVRPLIGTQLADRKKQMFTVPVGEWFKSGQASYCRDMLLSARTAQRGLFERREVARLLDQHQSGEQDRTRELRALIAVEWWNRTFVDAKTSSVALRRAA